A single Hemitrygon akajei chromosome 29, sHemAka1.3, whole genome shotgun sequence DNA region contains:
- the LOC140718239 gene encoding F-box only protein 6-like, producing the protein MVTIRDLHEDVLVVLLSYVPARELVLTCRLVCRAWKELVDKVHIWKRMCIREGYFKRDWDVFPQDWKKFYFLHPFKRNLLKNPSAEEDFQHWTIDINGGDRWNIEKLPESHSSDFPNKDTDKYFVTSYGLCRKSQIIDLVENGLWGHLLDIIQPKIVVKDWYAARYDCGCIYKLHVSLLSETKSIIDKFESKKIRIPQWSDAKWSEIVHVFKDYGPGVRYVHFSHEGKDTQFWAGWYGIRVTNSSVSIEP; encoded by the exons ATGGTCACCATCAGAGATTTACATGAGGATGTTTTGGTGGTGCTTTTGTCCTATGTCCCTGCTCGCGAGTTAGTTTTGACATGCCGCCTAGTCTGCCGAGCTTGGAAGGAGTTGGTGGACAAGGTGCACATTTGGAAACGGATGTGTATTCGAGAAGGATACTTTAAAAGAGATTGGGATGTATTCCCACAGGATTGGAAGAAATTTTACTTCCTTCATCCTTTTAAGAGAAACCTGCTAAAAAACCCTAGTGCTGAAG AGGATTTTCAGCATTGGACCATTGATATTAATGGAGGTGATCGGTGGAACATTGAAAAATTGCCAGAGTCCCATTCATCTGACTTTCCTAACAAAGatacagataaatactttgtgacaTCTTATGG GTTATGCCGTAAATCTCAGATCATTGATTTAGTGGAAAATGGACTGTGGGGCCATTTGCTTGATATAATTCAACCTAAAATTGTTGTAAAAGATTG GTATGCAGCAAGATATGACTGTGGCTGCATTTACAAGTTACACGTATCTCTGCTTTCTGAAACAAAGTCCATTATTGATAAATTTGAGTCGAAGAAGATTAGAATCCCCCAGTGGAGTGATGCAAAGTGGAGCGAG ATAGTCCATGTTTTCAAAGACTATGGGCCTGGAGTTCGATACGTTCACTTTTCACATGAAGGGAAGGACACACAATTCTGGGCAGGGTGGTATGGAATCCGCGTCACCAACAGTAGTGTTAGCATAGAACCATGA
- the LOC140718240 gene encoding uncharacterized protein isoform X2, which translates to MESILHLEKLDLDPQAPEAALAFELWLARFQLYLEEVSATEPAVMHRILLSRITPKVYSLIRDLPTYQGALDALKRQYLRPVNTVYARHRLATRRQQPGESSAEFLRALQTLVRTCDCKALTAEQHAELLVRDAFVTGMRSVYVRQRLLENADLTLCSAAEMADMPGAALLNADAVQPRDPPPVPWTPQTPPLLVPTSEFANAAASHDSTNSPNPATATASRKPAQCYFCGLEKHPRKRCPAREATCSSCGKKGHFAKSIKADISPSRLRESY; encoded by the exons atggaaagtattttacatctggaaaaattggatttggacccccaagcccctgaagcagctcttgcctttgaactctggcttgcacgCTTCCAAttatacttggaggaggttagtgcaactgaacccgctgttatgcacagaattctcctctcgaggatcaccccgaaagtttactcacttatcagagacctgccgacctaccaaggggcactggacgccctcaaaagacaatacctgcggccggtgaacaccgtctacgcaagacatcgcttagctacgcgacgacagcagcctggagagtcgagcgccgagtttctccgagccctacagacactcgtgcggacttgcgactgcaaagctctcacggcggaacagcatgcggagctcctcgtacgagacgcctttgttacaggaatgaggtcagtgtacgtgcgccagcggctgctggaaaatgccgatcttaccttatgctCGGCGGCCGAGATGGCCGACATGCCGGGGGCTGCTCTGctcaacgctgacgctgtccagccgcgcgatcccccgccggttccgtggacacctcagaccccgccgctgcTGGTTCccacgagcgaattcgccaacgccgctgccagtcacgattccacgaactccccgaacccggcCACAGCTActgccagtcgcaagcccgcgcagtgttacttctgcggacttgaaaagcacccccgaaaacgctgcccggcccgagaagcgacctgttccagctgcgggaagaagggccatttcgccaag tcaataaaagccgatatctcgccttcacgtctcagagagagttattga
- the LOC140718240 gene encoding uncharacterized protein isoform X1 produces the protein MESILHLEKLDLDPQAPEAALAFELWLARFQLYLEEVSATEPAVMHRILLSRITPKVYSLIRDLPTYQGALDALKRQYLRPVNTVYARHRLATRRQQPGESSAEFLRALQTLVRTCDCKALTAEQHAELLVRDAFVTGMRSVYVRQRLLENADLTLCSAAEMADMPGAALLNADAVQPRDPPPVPWTPQTPPLLVPTSEFANAAASHDSTNSPNPATATASRKPAQCYFCGLEKHPRKRCPAREATCSSCGKKGHFAKVCKSKPRAGLGSAACEAWGRPSLSASTCPAPDPLVFTGHHDSSSTLATVTLNQSAPHQLARSMIDILVEGHRTSCLFDTGSTESFIHLDTVQRCGLVTRPVSQRVTLASGSHSTDIQSIKADISPSRLRESY, from the exons atggaaagtattttacatctggaaaaattggatttggacccccaagcccctgaagcagctcttgcctttgaactctggcttgcacgCTTCCAAttatacttggaggaggttagtgcaactgaacccgctgttatgcacagaattctcctctcgaggatcaccccgaaagtttactcacttatcagagacctgccgacctaccaaggggcactggacgccctcaaaagacaatacctgcggccggtgaacaccgtctacgcaagacatcgcttagctacgcgacgacagcagcctggagagtcgagcgccgagtttctccgagccctacagacactcgtgcggacttgcgactgcaaagctctcacggcggaacagcatgcggagctcctcgtacgagacgcctttgttacaggaatgaggtcagtgtacgtgcgccagcggctgctggaaaatgccgatcttaccttatgctCGGCGGCCGAGATGGCCGACATGCCGGGGGCTGCTCTGctcaacgctgacgctgtccagccgcgcgatcccccgccggttccgtggacacctcagaccccgccgctgcTGGTTCccacgagcgaattcgccaacgccgctgccagtcacgattccacgaactccccgaacccggcCACAGCTActgccagtcgcaagcccgcgcagtgttacttctgcggacttgaaaagcacccccgaaaacgctgcccggcccgagaagcgacctgttccagctgcgggaagaagggccatttcgccaaggtctgtaagtctaaaccacgagcggggttggGCAGTGCtgcatgcgaggcatgggggcggccatctttgtcagcgTCAACATGCCCCGCACCCGACCCActggtgtttaccgggcaccacgacagcagttcaactctggccaccgtaaccctcaaccaaagcgccccacaccagcttgcaaggtcaatgatagacatcctggtggaggggcacaggactagctgcctgtttgacacgggcagcactgagagttttattcacctggacacggtgcaacgctgcggactcgtgacacggccggtaagccagagggtcaccttggcttctgggtcgcattccacggacatccag tcaataaaagccgatatctcgccttcacgtctcagagagagttattga
- the LOC140718241 gene encoding proproteinase E-like, with protein sequence MYQLLFVVLLAAGASGCGQSYYAPYASRVVNGVDARPYSWPWQASLQVGYSGTNWFSHTCGATLISSNWVMTAGHCISSGRDYRVVLGEYDRDAVEGGEQIIRPSGIFVHPQWNINCVACGNDIALIKLAEPAVLNDKVQVACIPPYGDLLPNNFYCYITGWGRLYTNGPLPAKLQQAYIPVVDYAHCSAPDWWGTIVKDTMVCAGGAEKSGCNGDSGGPLNCQGSDGLWYVHGVTSFVSGYGCNTYKKPTVWTRVSAFNHWITQTMANN encoded by the exons ATGTATCAGCTGCTGTTCGTTGTCCTGCTTGCAGCCGGTG catccggCTGCGGACAGAGTTACTACGCCCCATATGCCTCAAGGGTGGTTAATGGAGTTGATGCGAGGCCATACAGCTGGCCATGGCAG GCTTCTTTGCAAGTTGGATATTCAGGTACCAATTGGTTTTCTCACACTTGTGGTGCAACGCTAATTTCCTCAAACTGGGTTATGACAGCAGGCCATTGTATCTC CTCTGGAAGGGACTACCGTGTGGTACTGGGAGAGTATGACAGAGATGCTGTGGAGGGTGGAGAGCAGATTATAAGGCCCAGTGGTATCTTTGTTCATCCACAATGGAATATAAACTGTGTGGCCTGTGG GAATGATATCGCTTTAATCAAGCTCGCAGAGCCTGCAGTCTTGAATGACAAAGTTCAGGTTGCTTGTATTCCACCTTATGGCGATCTTCTTCCCAATAACTTTTATTGCTACATTACTGGATGGGGCCGGCTGTACA CGAACGGACCACTCCCAGCAAAGCTCCAGCAAGCTTACATACCAGTCGTTGACTACGCCCATTGCAGTGCCCCAGACTGGTGGGGCACGATTGTGAAAGACACCATGGTTTGCGCTGGAGGTGCCGAAAAGTCTGGATGCAAT GGAGACTCAGGTGGGCCTTTGAACTGCCAGGGTTCTGATGGACTTTGGTATGTCCATGGTGTAACCAGCTTTGTGTCAGGCTATGGATGTAACACCTATAAGAAACCCACAGTCTGGACTCGAGTATCCGCCTTCAATCACTGGATTACTCAG ACGATGGCCAACAACTAA